The following coding sequences are from one Bacillus sp. PK3_68 window:
- a CDS encoding DUF3139 domain-containing protein — translation MRKKLLLSLFIFALMISGAYYMYWTSKQKEEKEIAISALHEYLYKEKSYRKKEIKKITFFNDNPLGGKNYLYHYAYVVYQDEPKNEYVYYITKHKEVVCAGFAKGDISTMKHEIIE, via the coding sequence ATGAGAAAAAAACTTTTATTAAGCTTATTCATATTCGCTTTAATGATTTCAGGCGCTTATTATATGTATTGGACAAGTAAGCAAAAAGAAGAAAAAGAAATAGCCATAAGTGCTCTTCATGAATATTTGTACAAAGAAAAAAGCTATAGAAAAAAGGAAATAAAGAAGATCACTTTTTTTAATGATAACCCTTTAGGCGGAAAAAACTATCTGTATCATTATGCTTATGTTGTTTATCAAGATGAACCTAAAAATGAATATGTCTACTACATTACTAAACATAAAGAAGTAGTGTGTGCAGGATTTGCAAAAGGAGATATTAGTACGATGAAACATGAGATCATAGAATAA
- a CDS encoding ABC transporter permease — protein sequence MTFSFKRVNAIFIKDWKDLQRNSYIIFTLAIPLVFAAMLSRMGEESAALNTYPINLALVIAGAFIQAAMVAEEKEKNTLRGLLLSPASTAEIFVGKSALSAVMTILVIIGSIFLSDYKVPSPLLFSISIVLGLFFYIATGTILGLLSRTVMETSIIGMPVLVVFGMSSMMKSMVDNKVLIKIIDYLPNEQLNAIWFGLSSGKGLSGIIEHILVLLVWVAVSIVITVVIYRKRRID from the coding sequence ATGACATTTTCATTTAAACGAGTAAATGCAATATTTATAAAAGATTGGAAAGACCTTCAAAGAAATTCTTACATCATCTTTACATTAGCCATTCCTTTAGTGTTTGCAGCTATGTTAAGTCGCATGGGTGAAGAAAGTGCAGCCTTAAACACTTATCCGATCAACCTTGCCCTTGTCATTGCAGGTGCTTTCATTCAAGCTGCCATGGTAGCAGAAGAAAAAGAGAAAAATACATTGAGAGGATTGCTGCTGTCACCCGCTAGCACAGCTGAAATTTTTGTAGGGAAAAGTGCTTTATCTGCTGTTATGACGATTCTTGTTATTATTGGTTCCATTTTCTTATCAGATTATAAGGTTCCTTCCCCCCTGTTGTTTTCAATAAGTATCGTGTTAGGTTTGTTCTTTTACATTGCAACAGGAACTATTCTTGGCTTACTTTCAAGAACAGTAATGGAAACGAGTATTATTGGAATGCCTGTATTAGTCGTCTTTGGAATGAGTTCTATGATGAAATCCATGGTAGACAATAAAGTTCTCATAAAGATCATCGATTATTTACCAAACGAGCAACTAAACGCCATTTGGTTTGGGTTGAGCAGCGGAAAAGGATTGAGCGGGATTATTGAACATATCCTTGTGCTACTGGTGTGGGTAGCTGTATCGATCGTCATCACCGTAGTTATTTATAGAAAAAGAAGAATCGATTAA
- a CDS encoding ABC transporter ATP-binding protein gives MENVIEVKKLVKSFENNMALKNVNFEVKKGETIGFLGPSGSGKTTTIKILTAQLHPTAGEVKVFGESINKLKDPSYMKRIGILTDNSGLYDRLSIFDNLALYCDLYEVDKSRIDEVLEAVNLINDKKKPIQKLSKGMKQRVTLARAILHKPDLLFLDEPTSALDPVNTKHIHEGLKKLNREGTTIFLTTHDMQEAEALCDRVAFLNNGEIKLLDTPQNIRAQQENSSITLLLKGNRTVVVDKDEEGAEKIHQYMKDGEILTIHSNEPTLGDIFVQLTGRNL, from the coding sequence ATGGAGAATGTTATTGAGGTAAAAAAACTTGTTAAATCGTTTGAAAACAATATGGCCTTGAAAAATGTAAACTTTGAAGTGAAAAAAGGAGAAACGATTGGTTTCTTAGGACCAAGTGGTTCTGGCAAAACGACAACCATTAAAATATTAACTGCGCAACTTCACCCGACAGCTGGAGAGGTGAAAGTGTTTGGAGAATCCATCAATAAATTAAAGGACCCGAGTTATATGAAGAGAATTGGCATTTTAACGGATAATAGCGGCCTTTATGATCGCCTGAGTATATTTGATAATCTTGCATTATATTGTGATTTATATGAAGTGGACAAAAGCAGAATCGATGAGGTTCTTGAAGCCGTTAACCTAATAAACGATAAAAAGAAACCCATTCAAAAGCTATCCAAAGGGATGAAGCAGCGAGTCACATTGGCGCGGGCGATTTTACATAAACCTGATCTTCTCTTCTTAGACGAACCAACCTCTGCCTTAGACCCGGTCAATACAAAGCATATTCATGAGGGCCTAAAAAAGTTGAATCGAGAAGGAACGACCATTTTTTTAACTACCCATGATATGCAAGAGGCAGAAGCCCTTTGTGATCGAGTGGCTTTCCTAAATAATGGGGAGATCAAACTACTAGATACACCTCAGAATATAAGAGCACAGCAAGAAAATTCATCTATTACACTTTTATTAAAAGGAAATCGTACAGTTGTGGTTGATAAAGACGAAGAAGGAGCAGAGAAAATCCACCAATATATGAAGGATGGGGAGATTTTAACCATTCACTCTAATGAGCCAACACTTGGAGACATTTTCGTACAATTAACAGGGAGGAATTTATAA